From the Clostridium putrefaciens genome, one window contains:
- a CDS encoding putative RNA methyltransferase — protein MKKFDLAKSLIRKSENIFSCPLCQGPMNVSFQSNSLICKKNHCFDLSKNGYINLLPHSVKSEYGKEMLESRNTLCKSGFFYPMTKSVSDLIIKTMEPFNKRNIQMLDAGCGEGSHLKDILSNTNVNSKSNFKGVGIDISKEGIHIASREYQDAIWSVSDLSKMPFRDNAFDIILSILSPSNYSEFNRLLSSSGFLVKVIPGSDYLLELRSVLYNNTDKEQYSNERVINHFSNNFNIVATEKVNYTVSLDSSLFKHLIKMTPLSWNVTDNKIQDALNLNIQNITVDLLILIGKKK, from the coding sequence GTGAAAAAATTTGATTTAGCAAAAAGTTTAATAAGGAAAAGTGAAAATATATTTTCTTGTCCCTTATGTCAAGGTCCTATGAATGTTTCTTTTCAGTCTAATAGTTTAATTTGCAAAAAAAATCATTGTTTTGACTTGTCCAAAAATGGTTATATAAACTTATTACCTCATTCGGTAAAAAGTGAATATGGTAAAGAAATGTTAGAATCTAGAAATACCTTATGCAAAAGTGGCTTTTTTTATCCAATGACTAAATCTGTTAGTGATTTAATCATTAAAACTATGGAGCCTTTTAATAAAAGGAATATACAAATGTTAGATGCTGGATGTGGAGAGGGATCCCATTTAAAAGACATATTATCTAATACAAATGTTAATTCAAAGTCTAATTTTAAAGGTGTAGGTATTGATATATCTAAAGAAGGAATTCATATAGCTTCAAGAGAGTATCAAGATGCCATATGGAGCGTATCCGATCTATCAAAGATGCCTTTTAGAGATAATGCTTTCGATATAATTCTTAGCATACTTTCCCCTTCTAATTACTCAGAATTTAATAGACTTTTAAGTTCTTCTGGGTTTCTTGTAAAAGTTATACCAGGGAGTGATTATCTTTTAGAACTTAGAAGCGTTTTATATAATAATACAGATAAAGAGCAATATTCAAATGAAAGAGTCATAAATCATTTTTCTAATAATTTTAATATAGTGGCTACAGAAAAAGTAAATTATACTGTTTCTTTAGATTCATCACTTTTTAAACATCTTATAAAAATGACTCCTCTTTCTTGGAATGTAACTGACAATAAGATCCAGGATGCTTTAAACCTGAACATCCAGAATATAACTGTAGACTTATTAATACTAATAGGAAAGAAAAAATAA
- a CDS encoding methyl-accepting chemotaxis protein, whose amino-acid sequence MKTKKASIVSLSLKSKITLITTLIIILSSFSMGYLFYNNMYSHTITLLKGQALNIAKSATMLIDGDKFEELSNSLNADDKSYIDTRKKLQHLNNNIGNGMLYTIANNESNNYTYIIDGSDADVDIGYKQIKTDFSKEAKLAFDTGKSYTSERYYVETFKKNYISAFVPIFNSSNKVVGVMEYDYQETELAEKMSKLTMMIILITIALILIAIIINYIVLKFMFKPMDILIKSINTISEGDLTLPIDISRNDEIGNINIALSKTTDSLRDMIDKIKTSSKNVTETAQSILESSSDSSSASEELTVSTNEISLISTDQTMKTQNIKEVLVKLDLDIQYIFTQINDTTKIAFKTLENTNIGTVVIKDTKSKINNIESSINNVNSVIMELAQSINKIQGILTTISGIAEQTNLLALNAAIEAARAGEDGRGFAVVADEVRKLAVESNVAASEVVDIINTMNQQTNNVLQAISTSVTMTKEGKVYTDNVSNTFEIIKNSNSDIESKIVEIKNSAGNIVSRISNINENMNEIDEVSKVIDSNAMSLAAVTEEQMASSEEFKVMSESLNKEAKVLSDSISKFKV is encoded by the coding sequence TTGAAAACTAAAAAGGCGTCAATTGTTTCTTTATCACTTAAATCTAAAATAACTTTAATAACCACATTAATAATAATTTTATCAAGCTTTTCCATGGGGTATTTATTTTATAATAATATGTATTCACACACTATAACTCTATTGAAAGGACAAGCTTTAAATATTGCAAAATCAGCTACTATGTTGATAGACGGAGATAAATTTGAAGAACTTTCTAATTCCTTAAATGCAGATGATAAATCCTATATTGATACAAGAAAAAAACTTCAACATTTAAATAATAATATTGGAAATGGTATGTTATACACAATTGCAAACAACGAATCAAACAATTATACTTACATAATTGACGGAAGCGATGCAGATGTTGATATAGGCTATAAACAAATAAAGACTGACTTTTCTAAAGAAGCAAAGTTGGCTTTTGATACAGGTAAATCATATACTAGCGAACGATATTATGTAGAAACATTTAAAAAAAATTACATATCAGCTTTTGTTCCAATATTTAATTCTTCTAATAAAGTAGTTGGAGTAATGGAATATGATTATCAAGAGACAGAACTTGCTGAAAAAATGAGTAAATTAACTATGATGATAATTTTAATTACTATTGCTTTAATCCTAATTGCTATAATTATTAATTATATTGTTTTAAAATTTATGTTCAAGCCAATGGATATTTTAATAAAATCAATAAACACCATTTCTGAAGGAGATTTAACCTTACCTATTGACATTTCTAGAAATGATGAAATAGGTAATATTAATATAGCTTTAAGTAAAACTACTGATTCATTAAGAGATATGATAGATAAAATTAAAACATCTTCTAAAAACGTTACTGAAACTGCTCAAAGTATTTTAGAAAGTTCATCAGATTCATCAAGTGCTTCTGAAGAGCTAACGGTATCTACAAATGAAATTTCATTAATTTCAACTGATCAAACCATGAAAACACAAAATATAAAAGAAGTCTTAGTTAAATTGGATCTTGACATACAATATATATTTACTCAAATAAACGACACTACTAAAATTGCATTTAAAACATTAGAAAATACTAATATTGGTACAGTAGTAATTAAAGATACTAAAAGTAAAATTAATAACATTGAAAGTAGTATTAATAATGTAAATTCAGTTATTATGGAATTGGCTCAAAGTATTAACAAAATACAAGGTATATTAACAACAATATCAGGTATTGCAGAACAAACTAATCTTCTTGCATTGAATGCGGCAATAGAAGCTGCAAGAGCTGGTGAAGATGGACGTGGATTTGCAGTTGTAGCTGATGAAGTTAGAAAGCTTGCTGTAGAATCAAATGTAGCCGCTAGTGAAGTAGTAGATATAATTAACACTATGAATCAACAAACTAATAATGTTCTGCAAGCTATTTCTACTAGTGTTACTATGACAAAAGAGGGTAAAGTATATACCGATAATGTCAGTAATACCTTCGAAATAATAAAAAATTCTAATTCAGATATAGAAAGTAAAATAGTCGAAATCAAAAATTCAGCCGGTAATATAGTATCAAGAATTTCAAATATAAATGAAAATATGAATGAAATAGATGAAGTATCAAAAGTAATAGATTCAAACGCTATGAGTTTAGCTGCAGTAACTGAAGAGCAAATGGCTTCATCAGAAGAATTTAAAGTTATGTCCGAATCTTTAAATAAGGAAGCTAAAGTACTAAGCGATAGTATTTCTAAGTTTAAAGTATAA
- a CDS encoding M14 family metallopeptidase: MEVLKMGSRGANVMKIQAVLKKIGYGIGGLDGIFGNETRSAVIRFQQNNGLTVNGVIGEETYEILNKFLLGYEDYILREGDNIYDIARTHYTTINKIITANPRVDIKKISIGESIVVPFGIDVVDTNIDYTYEIMERDIVGLKARYPFIEGGVLGKSVLQKNLYYIKLGNGPNEVFYNAAHHSLEWITSTLLMKFIEEFSKAYSEDGIINGYRIKDIFSKSTIYIVPMVNPDGVDLVIDGLKRDNPYYSNLIQWNKGNSDFSKDWQANIRGVDLNHNYDASWALSKQAEVIYGIYGPGPTRYSGTYPESEPETKALADFTRAHSFRLVIAYHTQGEVIYWKYLKIIPNDSRKIAEMFSKSSGYILSETTGIVSYAGYKDWFIESFVRPGYTIEVGKGKNPLPISQFDKIYRDNIEVLLLAAIV, from the coding sequence GTGGAAGTTTTAAAGATGGGATCTAGAGGAGCTAATGTAATGAAAATACAAGCTGTTTTAAAAAAGATAGGTTATGGTATAGGTGGTTTAGATGGAATATTTGGAAATGAGACAAGAAGTGCGGTTATAAGGTTTCAACAAAACAATGGTTTAACTGTAAATGGGGTTATAGGAGAAGAAACCTATGAAATACTAAATAAGTTTTTGCTAGGATATGAAGATTACATTTTAAGGGAAGGGGACAATATATATGATATAGCAAGGACACATTACACTACCATAAATAAAATAATCACGGCAAATCCAAGGGTGGATATAAAAAAAATATCTATAGGTGAAAGTATAGTAGTACCTTTTGGCATAGATGTAGTAGATACAAATATAGATTATACTTATGAAATTATGGAAAGGGACATAGTAGGATTAAAAGCTAGGTATCCTTTTATTGAAGGAGGGGTTTTAGGAAAGAGTGTACTTCAAAAAAACCTATATTACATTAAGCTTGGAAATGGTCCAAATGAAGTGTTTTATAATGCGGCTCATCATTCTCTAGAGTGGATTACATCAACCCTTCTTATGAAATTTATTGAGGAGTTTTCAAAGGCTTACTCAGAGGATGGGATTATAAATGGATATAGGATAAAGGACATCTTTAGTAAAAGCACCATTTATATAGTGCCTATGGTAAATCCAGATGGGGTGGATCTAGTTATTGATGGATTAAAGAGAGACAATCCATATTATTCAAATCTTATTCAATGGAATAAAGGAAATAGTGACTTTTCTAAAGACTGGCAGGCTAATATTAGGGGGGTGGATTTGAATCATAATTATGATGCTTCTTGGGCTTTATCTAAGCAAGCAGAGGTAATCTACGGAATTTATGGTCCTGGTCCTACTAGGTACTCAGGAACCTATCCAGAATCAGAACCGGAAACTAAGGCTTTAGCAGACTTTACAAGAGCACATAGTTTTAGACTTGTAATAGCATATCATACACAAGGAGAGGTAATATACTGGAAGTATCTAAAGATAATACCTAATGACTCAAGAAAGATTGCTGAGATGTTTTCAAAATCTAGTGGATATATATTATCAGAAACTACTGGAATAGTTTCTTATGCAGGATATAAAGATTGGTTTATAGAAAGTTTTGTAAGACCGGGATATACTATAGAAGTTGGAAAGGGGAAGAATCCATTACCTATATCACAGTTTGACAAAATATATAGAGATAATATAGAAGTTCTTCTTTTAGCAGCAATTGTTTAA